From Solea senegalensis isolate Sse05_10M linkage group LG7, IFAPA_SoseM_1, whole genome shotgun sequence, a single genomic window includes:
- the LOC122772585 gene encoding N-acetyllactosaminide alpha-1,3-galactosyltransferase-like, which produces MSGLNEKVVRVGTLSCLLFAVISFNYIYSRYPSKKVVDLSPDKEEQHRQIIDMDNTLDFGARTDVKTRTTWMAPIIWEEMFDPHYYNQMHIHLQSSVALTVFAVGRYLDAYIKTFLISAEKHFMLGLPVTYYVFTDTPEKVPNIELGPLRKLKVIMVEKHSRWQDISMVRMRTISEIIESEIRHSFRYVFCFDVDQEFKGRFGPEALGESVALLHAHYYKLPKYRFTYDKHPNSKAFMETGDFYYHAAIFGGFWKNVKNLTDVCYQRIMEDKMNNVEAEWHDESHLNKYFWINKPSRLLSPEYCWDLTLPAYDIRVTRLIWAEKDYDRLRET; this is translated from the exons ATGAG TGGGCTCAATGAAAAGGTTGTGAGAGTTGGAACACTCTCCTGTCTTCTCTTCGCCGTTATCAGCTTTAACTACATATATTCAAG GTACCCATCAAAAAAAGTGGTCGACCTGTCACcagacaaagaagaacaacataGACAGATCATAGATATGGATAACACACTTGACTTTGG GGCCAGAACGGATGTTAAGACAAGAACAACTTGGATGGCTCCCATCATATGGGAGGAAATGTTTGACCCTCATTATTACAATCAAATGCACATTCATCTCCAATCGTCTGTGGCACTCACTGTGTTTGCTGTAGGCAG GTACCTGGATGCCTACATCAAGACCTTCCTCATTTCTGCAGAAAAACACTTCATGTTGGGATTACCAGTGACATATTACGTGTTTACAGATACACCAGAGAAGGTTCCAAACATTGAACTTGGTCCTCTGCGAAAATTGAAGGTTATCATGGTAGAAAAGCATTCCAGGTGGCAGGACATCTCTATGGTGCGAATGCGGACAATATCAGAAATCATAGAGTCAGAGATTCGTCACAGCTTCAGATATGTGTTCTGCTTTGATGTGGATCAAGAGTTTAAAGGGAGATTTGGCCCAGAAGCTTTGGGGGAGTCAGTGGCCTTGCTCCATGCCCACTATTACAAACTTCCAAAGTACAGGTTCACCTATGACAAACACCCTAATTCCAAAGCATTCATGGAAACCGGAGATTTCTATTACCATGCTGCAATCTTTGGAGGGTTTtggaaaaatgtaaagaatTTGACAGATGTCTGCTATCAGAGAATCATGGAGGACAAAATGAATAATGTGGAGGCTGAGTGGCATGATGAAAGTCACCTAAACAAGTACTTCTGGATAAACAAACCAAGCAGGCTGCTCTCCCCTGAGTATTGCTGGGATTTGACACTTCCTGCTTATGACATACGCGTCACCCGTCTGATATGGGCAGAAAAAGATTATGACAGACTTCGTGAAACGTAA